A single window of Flavobacterium aestivum DNA harbors:
- a CDS encoding TonB-dependent receptor plug domain-containing protein: MKISITIALLFLFVAFNSYSQDTLQEVKVKTQRKSLQKSYTVTGNTSLITSKELLKAACCNLAESFETNPSIDVSFSDALTGTKQIKMLGLTSPYLMMTQENIPSVRGASQVFGLSFTPGPWIESIQITKGAGSVVNGFESVSGQINTELAKPLSGDPFLLNIYGSTDSRFELNGNFNKKLSDKWATSLFLHGNIRDSKMDNNKDGFLDNPLQKQINLLNRYQYYNPESGWVSFINFQYMDDAKLMGQLSFNPDTDKGTTNSWGSEIDTKKIDISTKIGYVFKDMPYQSIGFQNAFSSYDQNSYFGLNGYNIKQNSFYSNLIFNSIINNEKNKFATGLNFTYDDYIEFVNETNYSRIDNTVGAFFEYTYDNQDDFSLILGGRVDYGNRLGVFVTPRLHIKYNPWEKGVLRVSAGRGKRSANIFAENQTLFASSRVFDIVNADGKIYGLDPEIAWNYGLSFMQGFKLFGKKGDITADFYRTNFQNQVVVDVMKSPQEVVFHNLNGVSYANSFQLEFNYELAKHLELRTAYKYYDIKTDYFTGTYQKPLQAAHRFFGNLGYETHILDKGQQWKFDFTYNWIGKQQLPYTASNPVAYQLPNYSPSYSLMNAQITRVFSSTFEVYVGGENIGNYTQNQAIIDAQNPFGPYFDATILYAPVFGQMYYAGLRFKIK; this comes from the coding sequence ATGAAAATATCAATAACAATAGCTTTATTGTTCTTGTTTGTTGCTTTTAATTCCTATTCGCAAGACACTTTGCAGGAAGTAAAAGTAAAAACACAGCGCAAAAGCTTGCAAAAATCATATACCGTAACAGGAAATACATCGTTAATTACTTCTAAGGAATTGCTGAAAGCGGCCTGTTGCAATCTTGCCGAAAGTTTCGAAACCAATCCGTCTATAGATGTTAGTTTTTCGGATGCTTTAACGGGAACAAAACAAATTAAAATGTTGGGGTTAACAAGTCCATACTTGATGATGACCCAAGAAAATATTCCTTCTGTTCGAGGAGCTTCCCAAGTTTTTGGGCTATCCTTTACCCCTGGACCTTGGATAGAAAGTATTCAAATTACCAAAGGAGCCGGGAGTGTGGTAAACGGCTTCGAAAGTGTTTCCGGACAAATCAATACAGAATTAGCCAAGCCATTATCAGGTGATCCATTTTTGTTGAATATATATGGATCTACAGATTCTCGTTTTGAATTGAATGGTAATTTTAATAAAAAACTGTCTGATAAATGGGCTACTAGTTTATTCCTGCACGGTAATATAAGAGATTCTAAAATGGATAACAATAAGGATGGTTTTCTGGATAATCCTTTGCAAAAACAAATCAACTTGCTTAATCGTTATCAATACTACAATCCTGAATCTGGTTGGGTTAGTTTTATTAACTTCCAGTATATGGATGATGCGAAATTGATGGGACAATTAAGTTTTAATCCTGATACAGATAAGGGGACAACCAATTCTTGGGGTTCTGAAATCGATACCAAAAAAATCGATATATCTACAAAAATAGGTTATGTTTTTAAGGATATGCCATATCAAAGTATTGGCTTTCAAAATGCATTTTCAAGTTATGACCAAAACTCTTATTTTGGTTTGAATGGATACAATATCAAACAAAACAGTTTTTATTCAAACTTGATTTTTAATTCGATTATCAATAACGAAAAAAACAAGTTTGCTACAGGTTTGAACTTTACATATGACGATTATATTGAGTTTGTCAATGAAACAAATTACAGTAGAATTGATAATACAGTAGGAGCCTTCTTTGAATATACTTATGATAATCAAGATGATTTTAGTTTAATTCTTGGAGGTAGAGTAGATTACGGGAATCGTTTAGGTGTTTTTGTTACACCCAGATTGCATATAAAATACAATCCGTGGGAGAAAGGGGTCTTGCGAGTATCAGCCGGTAGAGGAAAACGTAGTGCAAATATTTTTGCCGAAAATCAAACGCTTTTTGCTAGTTCCAGAGTCTTTGATATTGTAAATGCCGATGGTAAAATATATGGATTGGATCCTGAAATCGCGTGGAATTATGGTTTAAGTTTTATGCAAGGATTTAAACTTTTTGGTAAAAAAGGAGATATAACCGCCGATTTCTACAGAACTAATTTCCAAAATCAAGTTGTGGTAGATGTTATGAAAAGTCCTCAGGAAGTGGTGTTTCATAATTTAAATGGAGTTTCTTATGCTAATAGTTTTCAATTGGAATTTAATTATGAGTTGGCGAAGCATCTCGAATTAAGAACGGCTTATAAATATTATGATATCAAAACAGATTACTTCACAGGAACGTATCAAAAGCCTTTGCAGGCAGCCCACCGTTTTTTTGGAAATTTAGGGTATGAAACCCATATATTAGATAAGGGACAACAATGGAAATTTGACTTTACATACAACTGGATAGGGAAGCAACAATTGCCTTATACTGCATCTAATCCTGTTGCATATCAACTCCCAAATTATTCGCCATCATATTCTTTGATGAATGCGCAAATTACTCGAGTATTTTCTAGTACTTTTGAAGTGTATGTAGGAGGAGAGAATATTGGGAATTATACCCAAAATCAAGCTATAATAGATGCTCAGAATCCTTTTGGTCCTTATTTTGATGCTACTATTTTGTATGCGCCAGTATTTGGGCAGATGTATTATGCAGGATTGAGGTTTAAAATAAAATAA
- a CDS encoding DedA family protein, with product MSNFDWTQLLNPEFYITFSIGGVQLGLYIVLFIVFAETGLFAGFFLPGDSLLFLAGIYSRDLIQNVLFIESDFLNLIILSTLVAVSGVFGNMVGYWFGAKSGYYLYNKEDSFWFKKKYLFQSKDFFEKYGGKAIIFARFLPIFRTFAPIVAGIGMMDKKKFMFYNILSSFLWSFILIFSGHYLYGMFLENGIDLKQHIEKIVIGIILISTIPVLFKMLKKRVHIS from the coding sequence ATGAGTAATTTTGACTGGACCCAATTATTGAATCCCGAATTTTATATAACTTTTTCAATCGGGGGTGTTCAACTGGGTCTGTACATTGTTTTATTCATTGTTTTTGCTGAAACCGGTCTTTTTGCAGGGTTTTTTCTTCCAGGTGATAGTTTACTTTTTCTTGCGGGAATTTATAGCCGTGATCTAATACAGAATGTCCTTTTTATAGAAAGTGATTTTTTAAACCTTATAATACTTTCCACTTTAGTGGCTGTTTCAGGAGTTTTCGGGAATATGGTGGGCTATTGGTTTGGAGCCAAAAGCGGTTATTATTTATACAACAAAGAAGATAGTTTTTGGTTTAAGAAAAAATACCTTTTTCAATCTAAAGATTTTTTTGAAAAGTACGGTGGTAAGGCTATTATTTTTGCAAGATTCCTTCCAATATTTAGAACTTTTGCACCCATAGTTGCCGGAATTGGAATGATGGATAAAAAGAAGTTCATGTTTTATAACATCCTAAGTTCATTCCTGTGGTCCTTTATTTTAATATTTTCAGGTCACTATTTATATGGTATGTTTTTAGAAAATGGAATCGATTTAAAACAGCATATCGAGAAAATAGTAATCGGAATTATCTTGATATCGACTATTCCTGTTTTGTTTAAAATGTTGAAAAAAAGAGTACATATCAGCTAA
- a CDS encoding heavy-metal-associated domain-containing protein — protein sequence MIKSIVAVLLMTIVGFSAQGQEKKNKNAKYTTEVNGNCEQCQKRIQKAAYSVPGVKSASWSIETHQLSLIVNEEKCSLADVKKAIAKVGHDTDDLKATKEDYDNLHSCCQYER from the coding sequence ATGATTAAGAGTATAGTTGCAGTTTTACTAATGACTATTGTAGGTTTTTCAGCTCAAGGTCAAGAGAAGAAAAATAAGAATGCTAAATATACAACTGAAGTAAACGGAAACTGTGAGCAATGCCAAAAAAGAATTCAAAAAGCAGCATATTCAGTACCAGGAGTAAAGTCGGCTTCATGGAGCATTGAAACGCATCAATTGTCCTTAATTGTAAATGAAGAAAAGTGTTCATTAGCAGATGTAAAGAAAGCGATTGCTAAAGTAGGACATGATACCGATGATTTAAAAGCAACAAAAGAAGACTATGACAACCTTCATAGTTGTTGTCAATATGAGAGATAG